CGCGATCGTGCCGAGCGCTCCCTCCCGCGCGACGCTGCCGGCCAGCCGGTGCGCGGAAATGCCGATACCCATGCCGCCCTGCACGATGGGCAGCAGCGCACGGCCGCGGATCATGAGCGGCGGGAAGGAACTGGAAATGGTCATCGAAAACTCGTCGAACGTGTCGAAAGCTTCGATGATCGGGGATCGGGAAATGCAGAGGTTGATGCGCGTCAAATTCGAGGTGTCGGCGCGTTGCGCTCGCGATAGTTCGATCCCGAAGACGATTGGCTGGACGGCAAGACGCGCCGCGGCGTCGCTGCAAACGACGGCGCCCCGCGCTCCCGGCCATCCCGACGATCGTCGTCGCGGGGCGGCCGGGAGGCGCGGGGCGCCCGAACCTCGAAGCTGCCGCTTACGCCTTTTCCTGCGTCGCCAGGAAGTCCTCGTAATTACCGCCGAAGTCGTTGAGCGTGCCGTCGGTGCGCACCTCGATGATGCGATTGGCCAGGCCGCTGACGAACTCGCGGTCGTGCGAGACGAAGATCAGCGTGCCTTCGAACTTCTCGAGCGCGATCTGCAGCGACTCGATCGACTCCATGTCCATGTGGTTGGTCGGCTCGTCCATCAGCAGCACGTTGTGGCGGCCGAGCATCAGCTTGCCCCAGATCATGCGGCCCTTCTCGCCGCCCGACAGCACCTTCACCGACTTCTTGATGTCGTCCGCCGAGAACAGCAGGCGGCCGAGCGTGCCGCGCACGGCCGTCTCGTCGTCGCCTTCCTTGCGGTAGTCGTCGATCCAGTCCATCAGCGTGACGTCGTCGGGAAACTCTTCATAGGTGTCCTGCGGCATGTAGCCGACGCTCGCGTTCTCGGCCCACTTCACGGTGCCGTGATCGAGATCGATCTGGCCGCGCAGCGTGCGCAGCAGCGTGGTCTTGCCCGCGCCGTTCTCGCCGATGATCGCGATGCGCTCGCCCGGCTGCACCGACAGGTTGAAGTTGCTGAAGATCGTGCGGTCGTACTTCTTGGTGATGGCGTCGGCCACCACCGCGATGTTGTGCAGCTTCTTCTCGAACTCGAAGCGGATGAACGGGTTCTGCCGCGACGACGGCTTGAATTCCTCGATCTTGATCTTGTCGATCTGCTTGGCGCGGCTGGTGGCCTGGCGCGCCTTCGACTTGTTCGCCGAGAAGCGGCGCACGAAGTCCTGCAGTTCGGCCACGCGCTCCTTGGCACGCGCGTTCGCGTTGGCCTGACGCTCGCGCGCCTGCGCCGAGGCCAGCATGTAGTCGTCGTAGTTGCCCGGCCAGACCTTCAGCGTGCCGAAGTCCATGTCGGCCATGTGGGTGCAGACCGAATTCAGGAAGTGACGATCGTGCGAGATGATGATCATCGTCGAGTTGTACTGGTTCAGCGTGTCTTCCAGCCAGCGGATCGAGTTGATGTCGAGGTTGTTGGTCGGTTCGTCGAGCAGCAGCACGTCCGGCTTCGAGAACAGCGCCTGCGCGAGCAGCACGCGCAGCTTCCAGCCCGGCGCGACCTCGCTCATCGGGCCGTTGTGGTACTTCTCGTCGATGCCGATGCCGAGCAGCAGCGCGCCCGCGCGCGCCTCCGCGTCATAGCCGCCGAACTCGGCGAACTTCGCCTCCAGTTCGGCCGCGTGCATGTAGTCGTCGTCGGTCGCTTCCGGGTTCGCGTAGATCGCGTCGCGCTCGGTCATCGCGGCCCACATCTCGGTGTGGCCCTGCATCACCACGTCGAGCACGCGCACGTCCTCGTAGGCGAACTGGTCCTGGCGCAGCTTGCCCAGACGCACGTTCGGCTCGAGCGCCACGTTGCCGCCCGACGGCTCGAGATCGCCGCCGAGGATCTTCATGAAGGTCGACTTGCCGCAACCGTTCGCGCCGATCAGGCCGTAGCGATTGCCCTCCCCGAACTTGACCGAGATGTTCTCGAACAGGGGCTTCGGCCCGAATTGCATCGTGATGTTGGCGGTAGAAAGCACAGCGTGGCCCGGTAGGTGATGGATCGACTGAAACCGGGCATTTTAGCAGGTCTCGGTGAAGCGCTGCGGGCCAGCGCCGGCACCATGGCGCGGGAAAATATGATGCGACGCCTTTATCGGGTGATTTCCCGGGCGCGGGCGGGCCGATGCGGGGAGTGGCCGGTGCGCAGAGGCGGCGCCTCAGGGCAGCCGAGGGCGGCCGGTACGAGGTCCATGATGCGGGCGTCCGATGCAGGCTGGCCGCCGCAGGCACCCGCCTCACGGTGGCGACCGTGCCAGGTCGCCCGGCGCCGTTGCGCCGCGCCGGGGGACGGCGCGGCGCCGGCGCGCTACTTCCTTTTCGCCGCGTCCGCGGCGGCCTTCGCCTGCGGCGATGCCTTCAGCTGCGAGAACAGCTCCGAGCACGGCACGTCGCGATTGTGGCTCGGCGCGATCAGCGGAATCAGCGCCGCGAACGGGTTGATGATGCCGAGGCCCACCGCCGCGCCGGCCCGCAGCGCGAGCGCGCCGACGTTGACGCCCACCTTCGGGTTCTTGAAGGTGCCCTTCACGTAGAGCGGCGAGCGCAGCGAGAACACGCGGAAGCCCTTGGTCTGCGGATGGATGCCCAGATCCATGCCCTCGTTGCGCAGGTCGACGTTGCCGTCCACGCGGATCACGGCGTCGTCGGTGTCGAGCGCGAACAGCTTCGAGTTCAGGATCCCGTCGGTGGCGACGAAATCGACGGCCGCGCAGTTGATCTTCACGTCGCGGTTGCCGAACAGCTTCTCGTAGACCACGTTCGCGACGTTGAGCCCGGCCGCCTCCATCAGCAGCCGGCTGATCGCGCCGTCGGTGGCGAGCGCCTTCAACTCGCCCGTCGAGGTGGCGGCCAGCGCGGCCGGCGAATTGCCGGTGGCCGAGAGCGTCGCGTCGCCGTTGATCTCGCCGAGCGCCGACTGCATCACCTGCGCCGTCGGGAACAGCTGCTTGAGCTTCAGGTGGCGCGCGGCCACCGAGAAGCGCCCCTTGAGCGGCACGGCGCTGCCGTCGAGGCGCGCGTCGGTGGACAGCGTGCCGCCCGCCACGCCGAAGCGCAGCGGCATCAGCGACAGGACGCCGTCCTGCATCACGATGTGCGTGTAGAGGTCCGAGATCGGCAGCGCCTTGTCCTTGATCAGCCGGCGACCGGTGAACTTCACGTCCGCGTCGAGCGCCTTCCAGCGGTCGGTGCGGAACGTCTCGACCGGCAGCACGCGGTCGGCCGGCTGTTTGGTGGTGTCGCCGCGCGCGCGCTTGCTCGCGTTGCTGTCGGCGCCCACCACCGGCCCGAGGTCGGAGAAGCGCAGCAGGTTCGATACGAGTTCGCCCGACAGCTTCGGCCGCGGCGAGCCCTGCGCGTAGACCAGCGTGCCGTGCAGGTCGCTGCCGCCGACGCGGCCGTCGAAGTTCTCGTAGCGGAACGTGCTGGCGTTGCGACGGAACTGGCCGACCAGATGGCCGTCGGTCGCATAGGGCGGCGTATCGGGCAGCGTCACGCCGGTCAGCGCGTAGAGATGCGACATGCTCGAGCCCTGCAGCCAGAGCCGCAGGTCGATCGCCGCGAGCTGCATCGGATCGGTCAGCGTGCCGACGATCGCCAGGCGCGTGTCGCCGGCCTTCACGTCGGCCTGCAGCGGGAACGGCCGGCTCGTGTCGCGCAGCGCGAGCACGCCGCCGATCTTGCCGGTGCCGTCGATCGGCACGTTCTTGTAGCGACCGTGGACCACGAGGCCGAACGCGTAGGTGGGCGGCGGCGGTGCCGACGCGGCCGTGCCGCTGGCACTGCTTGCACCGCCGGCACTGCCCGCCGAAGCGCCGGACCCGGCCGTCGCGCCCGCCCCGCTCGTGGCCGGCACGGCCGCCGCCGGGGCGCCGGACGCGCCGCCGGCCGCCGAGGCGCCGGCCTGCGCCGCCGAGGCGGCCGACGCCGCGGAAGCCGCGGAAGCCGCCTCCACCTTGTTCGCCAGCTGCGTCGCGCCGGCCTTGCCGACGCGCTGCACCGACGCCGCGCGCGAAGTCGCCTCCTGCTGCTTCATCACCTCGCCGAGCGGGATCGGCTGGCCGAGCGTGTCGATCGCGACGTTCAGGTCGGCCTTGGTGATCGCGTCGCGATAGGTGACGGTGCCCTTCGCGAAGCCGAAGTCGTGCAGCTCGACCTTCCAGGTGGACGGCTCGCCGGACTGCTTGAACTGGAACGTCCAGTTGTTGCGGCCGTCGGCCAGCCGCTCGACGTCGAGCGCGGGATTGACGATGTCGATCGAGGGAATCACGACGCGATGCGCGAGCAGCGGCAGCACGGCCAGCTCGAAGTGGGCGGAGTCGAGCGTCGCGAATTGCGGGGACTTCGTCCAGTCGGGATTGCCGATCGCGATGTCATTGGCGGTGAAGCTCGGCCAGGGCACCCATGAACGCCAGCCGGTTTCATCCTGGGGACGGTGCCAGCCGACCTTCAGGTCGCCGCGGATCGCGAACGGCCGGCCGATCTCGGCACTCACGCGCTGGTTGATCCAGGGGCGCGCGCGGTTCCAGTCGAAAGTGATGATGAAGACGACGAGCGCGACGATCAGCACCACGAGAATGCCGATGATCCAGGCCGCCGTTTTGCCGATGACTCGTGGAAGCGTCATGCCGAGCTCCGTTGTTTTTATCGGGAAGATGATCGACGCGAAGGCCGCGCCGAGCCTGCCGCGACCGAGTATCGGTATTATGGCACCGCGCGCGAAGTCTCCTCCCCCATTTACCCTTTATTGCATTTATGACAGCAGCCGGCCTGATCGAAGCCCGCGGCCTGACCCGCCGCGACCCAGTCTCCAGGCGGGTGCTGGTGGCGCCGACCGATTTCAGCGTGATGCCGGGCATGCGCATTGCTGTCACCGGTCCATCCGGTTCGGGCAAGAGCGTGTTCCTGCGCGCGCTGGCGCTGCTCGATCCGCTCGACGGCGGCACGCTGCACTGGCGCGGCGCGGTCGTTGCGCGCGCATCGATCACGCGCTACCGGCGCAGCGTCGCCTATCTGCGGCAGCGGCCGGCCACCGCCGACGGCACCGTCGAGGACATCCTGCGCTACCCGTATTCGCTGGCCGTGTACCGCGACCTGCGCTTCGATCACGAGCGCGCCGTCGAGCTCGCGCGGCAGGCGGGCCGCGCCGACGGTTTCCTCGACCAGGAGGCGAGCGAGCTGTCGGGCGGCGAGGCGCAGATCGCCGCCCTGCTGCGCGTGCTGCTGCTCGATCCCGAGGTGCTGCTGCTCGACGAGCCCACCTCGGCGCTCGATCCCGAATCGGCGCGCGCCATCGAGGCGCTGGTCCAGGCTTGGTTCGCCGCGGCGCCCGAGGCACGCGCGTTCCTGTGGGTCTCGCACGATCCCGCGCAGGCGGCACGGATCGCGACGCGTCGCGTGACGATGCACGCCGGCGTGCTCGGCGAAACGGATGCCGAAGCCGAGGCCGATGTCGATACCGGCGCGGCGGCTTCGTCGCGCGAGGCGGGCACCGATGACGAGCGCCACGGCGGGGTGGCCCGATGAGCCCGGTACTGCAGGACCTGAGCCTCGGCGACGTCGCGCTCGCGGCCGCGCTGGTGGCCGTCAACGGCGCGCTGTCGTTCGCGCTCTCGCTCGGCCTCGGCCGCCAGCTCGCCATCGCGGCGGCGCGCACCGTGGTGCAGTTGCTCGCGATCGGCTACCTGCTCGGCTGGGTGTTCGGGCATCCGCGCTGGTACGTGGTGCTGCCGCTGATGGCCGTGATGACGCTGGTGGCGGGCTTCGCCGGCGCCGCGCGCGGCGAGCGCGGCTATCGCGGGCAGCGCATCGACAGCATCGCGTCGATCTGGATCGGCTCGTGGGCGGTAGGCGCGCTCGGGCTGTTCGTCGTGATCGGCATCCATCCCTGGTACGAACCGCAATACACGATCCCGATCCTCGGCATGATCCTCGGCAACGCGCTGACGGGCGTCGGCCTCGGCGTCGAGCGCATGACGGGCGAGCTGACCGCGCGCCGCGACCGCGTGGAAGCCGCGCTCGCGCTCGGCGCGACGCGCTGGGAGGCGGCGCAGGACGCCGCGCGCCAGGCGGTGCGCGCCGGCATGATGCCGACGCTGAACCAGATGGCCGTGGTCGGGGTGGTCAGCCTGCCGGGCATGATGACGGGCCAGGTCCTGGCCGGCCAGCCGCCGCTGCAGGCCGTGCGCTATCAGATCGTGATCATGTTCCTGATCGCGGCGGCGGCGGCGCTCGCCACCGTCGGCGCGGTGCTACTGACCTACCGCCGGCTGTTCTCGGCCGAGCACCGCTTCATCGCCGCGCGGCTCGTCGAGCGCAAGCGGCGAAAAAAGGCGGCCTGAGCCGGGCCGAGCCTGCCGGATTCAGGGCGGGCCGGATTGATCTGCCCGCACCTCATCGGGCTTCACCAACCTCGTCGCCCTTTGTCGTGCCTCGTCGCGTGGCAGCGCCGCGCCCGCCGGAGCCCGCGCCGGACACGGCCGGCACACCGCCGGCCAGCCGCGCGCTGCATCGGCTCAGGGCTGGATCGAGATCGTGACGTGCGTGCCGTCGCGCAGCGCGAGCGTCTTCGTGCCGCCCCTGGTCGGGATCGACACGCGCCGCACCTCGCTGACGGTCACCGCCTTCGGGCACTGCAGCGTCCTGCCGCCCGCCGCGACCGGCGCGGTGCCGTCGGGCGCGCTGGCCTGGAAGCTGACCTGCACCGTCGCCACGCCCTTCGCGTCGACCGACGGCGCGAGACGCACCTGGGTCTGGCGCACCATCGCGCCGTTCGCGTCGCGCGGCACCGAATCGGCACCGGGGCAGCCGTCCGGCATCGCCACCGCGCCCGAGGGCGGCACCGACTTCCAATTGAAGTCGTCGGTCTCTCCCGAGCGGATCTTGCGGGTTTCCTGCGAGGCGCCGTAGCGTTTCGAATCGACCTTCACCGTGTACTGGAGCTGGCCGTCGTTGCCGCCGCTGGCGCTGGCCTTGATCGGCGGCGCCGCGAGCGCGGGGCTGGCGCCGGCCAGGGCCGCCGCGAGCGCGGCTAGGCAGACGGCGACGGACGGATTGCGCAGGCTCATGCTGTCCTCCTGGTATCGGGGCGCCGCGGCGGGCGCCTGGTTTTATGGCAAGAGACGATGTACGCGCTATCCAGTCTAGTCGCTGGCGGCGGCGCCGGTGAGCGGGAACTGCCCGATGTTGTCGCCACGTCACGCTCGCCTGTCGCTCAGGTTTGCCCCCGCGCCATCCGCCCCGGCCTCACGGCATGCCACGCGCGCCGCCACCGGGCGCGGCACGGCGCGCCCCAGACGACGACGGCCGCCGCGATCCCTCGCGGCAGCCGCCGTTGTCCGTCGTGTCGTCAGCCAGCGTGCGGCGCGCCGGCCCGGTTCCGTCAGGCAGGTTGCCCCGCCCCGGCCGGCACCGGGTCCGCACTGGGTGCGCCGCGCGTCAGAACCCGCTCAGCACCAGCTTGCCGATCGCGCGCCCGCCTTCGAGCAGGCGATGCGCCTCGCGCAGGTTCGCCGCGTTGATTGCGCCGAGGTTCTGGCCGACCGTGCCGCGCAGCGTGCCGGCATCCACCAGCCGCGCCACCTCGGTCAGCAGCTTGTGCTGCTCGATCATGTCCGGCGTGCCGAACATCGAGCGCGTGAACATGAACTCCCAGTGGAACGCGGCGCTCTTCGCCTTCAACTGCTCGACGGGCACCGGCCGCGCGTTCTCGACGATCGTGCAGATCGCGCCCTGCGGCTTGACGATCTCGGCCGCAGCCGGGAAGTGGCGATCGGTGTCGTTGAAAACCAGCACGTAGTCGACCGATTCGAAGCCGGCGGCGCGGACCTGCGTGGGTAGGTCGCCGAAGTGGTCGACCACGTGGTCGGCGCCGAGCTCGCGCACCCATTGCGCCGATTCCGGGCGCGACGCGGTGGCGATCACCTGCAGTTGCCCGAGCTGCTTCGCGAGCTGGATGCCGATCGAGCCGACCCCGCCCGCGCCGCCGATCACGAGCACCGACTTGCCCGCGTCGCGCCCTTGCGGCGACACCTTGAGCCGGTCGAACAGCGCCTCCCAGGCGGTGATCGCCGTCAGCGGCAGCGCCGCCGCGGCCGCGAAATCGAGCGACGCGGGCTTGAGCGCCGCGATCCGCTCGTCCACCAGATGGAACTCGCTGTTGGCGCCGGGGCGCGTGATGCTGCCGGCGTAGTAGACCGGATCGCCGACGCGAAACAGCGTCACCTCCGGGCCGACCGCGGCCACCGTGCCGGCCGCGTCCCAGCCCAGCACGCGCGGGCTGTCCTCGACCTTGTCCTTCGGCGCGCGCACCTTGGTGTCGACCGGGTTCACCGAGATCGCCTCGACCTTGACCAGCAGGTCGCGGCCGGTGGGCACGGGTGTCGGCAGCTCGACGTCGAGCAGCGACTCGGGATGGTCGATCGGCAGATAGCGGGTCAGTCCGACGGCTTTCATGGCGGGGCTCCTTCGAGAGGGGAATCCGGGTTGACGATGGCAACGATCGTAAGCCGTCCGATCCTGAAGAAAAACCGACATAATTCCGGAAACATTTTTTGGAATTTCCGGATAATGACCTCGCGCCCGCTCCCGGATGCCGCTCCGGGCACCTCAGCTGCTCCGCTCCCCGCTCTCCCCGCCTCGCCCGACAAGCCGCTCGACCTGCTCGACGTCGCGCTGTTCGTGCGCGCCGCGCTGCTCGCGAACGTCTCGGCGGCCGGGCGCGAATTCGGCGTCTCGGCCACGGTCGCGAGCGCGCGGCTCGCGCAGCTCGAGCGCCAGCTCGGCGCGCGGCTGCTGCACCGCACGACGCGGCGCGTGACGCCGACCCAGGACGGCGAGCTGTTCCTGCTCCGCGCGCAGACGCTGCTCGAGGCGGCCGACGCGGCGCGCGCGGCGGTCGGGCATGCGCGCCGCGAGCCGCACGGGCGGCTGCGCGTGTCGATGTCGTCGTCGTTCGGACGGCAGCACGTCGCGCCCGTGATTCCCGCGTTCCTGCGCCGCTACCCGCAGGTGTCGATCGACCTGCGGCTGTCCGACGAGATCGTCGACCTCGTCGACGACGGCATCGACGTCGCGATCCGGATCGGCGCGCTGCGCGACTCGTCGCTGGTGGCGCGCCGGCTCGCCGTGAACCGGCGCGTGGTATGCGCCTCGCCCGCCTATCTGGCCGAGCACGGCACGCCGCGCCATCCGGCCGATCTCGCGCGCCACGAGTGCGTGATCCTCGGCGAGCAGCGCGACTGGGCCTTCGAGACGCCGGCCGGACCGCTCACGGTGCGCGTCGGCGGCCGGCTGGTGGCCAGCAACGGCGAGGCGATCCGCGAGGCGCTGATGGACGGTTTCGGCATCGCGATCAAGTCCACCTGGGACGTCGGGCCGAACCTGCGCGACGGCTCGCTGGTGCCGGTGCTGGCCGACTATCCGCTCGCCGAGCCGTCGGCGATCTGGGCCGTCTATCCGAGCCGCGCGTTCGTGCCGCTGAAGCTGCACGCGTTCATCGATTTCATCGCCGCGCATCTGGGCGACCCGCCCTATTGGGATCGCTTGGACGAGCACGCTTGCGCGCCGGCCGCCGGCCGCCGCGCCGATCCGGGCAAAGCCTGACGGCCGGGGCGCGCCGACCGGCTACAATAGCGGCCTCTTCCGGCACGCCTGGCGCGCCGTTTTCGTCCCACGCGACACGTCATGACCACGAATCTCGTCATCCAGAGCCCCGCGCCGCTGTCCTCCACCCACCACAAAACGCTGCTGGCGCTCGCGCGCGGCACCCGCCTCGCCCCGGTCGACGCGCACGCGATCCGCATCGAGAACGCGCAGCCCGCGCAGCGGCCCGACATTTCCGTGTATTGCGGCGTACACGGGCTCGACGCGGCGTTCGTCGAGGCCGGCCGCCGGCTCGGCGATTTCGGCCTGCTCGCGATGGACATGGATTCGACGCTGATCACGATCGAGTGCATCGACGAGATCGCCGATTTCTGCGGACGCAAGGCCGAGGTGGCCGCCATCACCGAAGCCTCGATGCGCGGCGAGATCAAGGATTTCAACGAGAGCCTGACGCGCCGCGTCGCGCTGCTGGCCGGGCTCGACGCGAGCGCGCTCGAAGCCGTCTACGCCGAGCGGCTGCGCCTGTCGCCGGGCGCCGAGGCGATGCTGGCCGGCGCGCGGGCCGCGGGGCTGAAGACGCTGCTGGTGTCGGGCGGCTTCACGTTCTTCACGGAGCGGCTGCGCGAGCGTCTCGGCCTCGACTTCACCAACGCGAACCGGCTCGAGATCGTCGACGGCAAGCTGACCGGCAAGGTGACCGGCGAGATCGTCGATGCCGACGTGAAGGCGCGCACGCTGCGCGAGACCTGCACGACGCTCGGCATCGAGCCGGCCTGCGCGATCGCGATGGGCGACGGCTCGAACGACCTGAAGATGATGGCCGCGGCCGGCTTCTCGGTCGCGTTCCGGGCCAAGCCGGTGGTGCGCGATGCCGCCAGCGTCGCGTTCGACCACGTCGGGCTCGACGGCCTGCTGCGGCTGTTCTGACGCGCTCGCGCGTCGCCACGACGTGCCATGTGAAAACGGCGTATCGGCCCGGGCCGATACGCCGTTTGTTCTGGTGAGCGCGGTTTCGCGGCCGCGCCGGCCGGCGGATGCCGGCCGAGGCCCTCGTCCTTGAGCCAGGCACCCGGGCGCGCAGCCGAGGCGGCCCGGGCACCGCTCAAGCGAGCGCGCCGCCGAGCGCGCGCTCGATATCGGCGCGCAGGTCCGCCTCTTCCTCCAGTCCGACGTAGAAGCGCACCAGCGTGCCGCGATGCGACCAGTTCGGCCGCATCGACGGCACGTCGTACGGCATCGCCAGACTGCGCGCGCCGCCCCAGCTCCAGCCGATCGCGAACAGCTCGAGCGCCTCGACGAAACGGTCGATCTGTTCGGGCCGGTAACGCGCGTCGAACACCACCGAGAACAGCCCGCCCGCGCCCGTGAAGTCGCGCACGAACGCCGCGTGCCCGGGGCAGTCGGGCAGTTGCGGATGCAGCACCGCCGCGATCTCGGGCCGCGCCTTCAGCCACTTCGCGAGGCCGAGCGCCGAGCGGCTGTGCGCCTCGAAGCGCGCGCGCATGCTCGGCAGGCCGCGCAGCACGAGCGCGCAATCGTCGGCCGACACGCCGATGCCGATGCGCATCCGCGCGAGCTTGAGCTTCTCGTGCAGGGCGCGCTCGGCCGTGATGGTCGCGCCCATCAGCACGTCGCTGCCGCCCGACTGGTATTTCGTGAGCGCCTGCACCGAGATGTCGACCCCGTGCTCGAACGGCTGGAACGCGAGGCCCGCCGAGTAGGTGTTGTCGATCGCGGTGACCACGCCGCGCGCGCGCGCCACGGCCGTGATCGCGGCGATGTCGGGCACTTCCATGGTGACCGAGCCGGGCGCCTCCAGCCACAGCAGCTTCGTTTCGGGGCGGATCAGCTCGGCGATGCCGGCGCCGACCAGCGGATCGTAGAAGCGCACCGAGATGCCGTAGTCGCGCGCGAGCCAGTTGCCGAGGTCGGCGTTCGGGTTGTAGGCGTTGTGCGGGACCAGCACGTCGTCGCCCGTCTTCACGAAGCCGAAGTAGACGTTCATGATCGCCGCGAGGCCCGAGGGCTGCAGCAGCGCATGCGCGCCGCCCTCGATCACGGCGATCTGGCGCGCGAGTTCGAGCGAGGTCGGCGTGGCGTGCAGGCCGTAGCGCCAGCGGTCGTCCTCGCGCCAGTCGAGCGAGCGCATCGTCGCGAGATCGGGGAACACGATGGTCGACGCGCGCGTGACCGGCGTGACGAACGACGCGAAGCCGGGCGGCAGTTCGGCTTGGGGCTGGACGATGCGGGTCTGGAGCGCGCGCTTCGGGGTGGTGTCGGTCATGGCGGAATCGGAGAGCGTGATGGGTGGATCGGGAATGATGCGGGATCGAACGATCCGCACAGCGTAGCCCGAATCGCCGGCCGTGACCCGATACAGTCGATCGCAGAGGTGCCGGATCGGCCGGCCGCCGTCAAGAAAACGGCGGGCCGCCGCGACGTGGCGGCCCGCTCGCGCCGCGCCTCAATCCGAGGTGGTGACGTTGCCGACGCCGCCGACCGCGTGCCCGGCAGGCACCGTCGCGCCCGGGTGCGCAGCAGGTGCGGGCGCCGGCGTCGTGGCCAGATGCAGCACGACCGGCTGCGGGTCCGATTCGTCGGCGTTGGTGCGGTCCGCCGACAGCGCGCCCGAGGCATCGAGGCGGCCGCTCCAGAGGCCCGTGATGTTGGTGCCGTCGTTCGATTCCTCGAGTTCGAGCGTCTCGCCGTCGCGATCGCCGGCGAGCAGGATCACCTGCCCCGTGTCGCTGTAGCGGTATTCGCCGTGCAGGCCCGACTCGTTCGTCTTCGGCCCGAGATGCGCGACGATCGCCCGGCCGCCGAGCGTGCCCGTGTAGCGCGGCAGCTTTTCGAGCGCCGGATCCGGCTTCAGCGGTTTGGCCGGCGCCGTGTCATCGCGCTCCGGCGGTGCCGCGGCGGCGGCCGCGGCGGCTTCGGTGGTCGAGGCGCCCGCGGTGGCGGCGGCCGGCGGCGGCGCATGCGGCTTCGCCGCCGGCGGATTCTGCTGCGCCTGCAGCGTGCCGGCCGCGAGGGCCAGCGCGAGCGCCGTCGCGAGTCGGATGCGGGTTCGGGTTCGGCTGGCTGCCACGT
The genomic region above belongs to Burkholderia plantarii and contains:
- the serB gene encoding phosphoserine phosphatase SerB, which gives rise to MTTNLVIQSPAPLSSTHHKTLLALARGTRLAPVDAHAIRIENAQPAQRPDISVYCGVHGLDAAFVEAGRRLGDFGLLAMDMDSTLITIECIDEIADFCGRKAEVAAITEASMRGEIKDFNESLTRRVALLAGLDASALEAVYAERLRLSPGAEAMLAGARAAGLKTLLVSGGFTFFTERLRERLGLDFTNANRLEIVDGKLTGKVTGEIVDADVKARTLRETCTTLGIEPACAIAMGDGSNDLKMMAAAGFSVAFRAKPVVRDAASVAFDHVGLDGLLRLF
- a CDS encoding cystathionine beta-lyase; amino-acid sequence: MTDTTPKRALQTRIVQPQAELPPGFASFVTPVTRASTIVFPDLATMRSLDWREDDRWRYGLHATPTSLELARQIAVIEGGAHALLQPSGLAAIMNVYFGFVKTGDDVLVPHNAYNPNADLGNWLARDYGISVRFYDPLVGAGIAELIRPETKLLWLEAPGSVTMEVPDIAAITAVARARGVVTAIDNTYSAGLAFQPFEHGVDISVQALTKYQSGGSDVLMGATITAERALHEKLKLARMRIGIGVSADDCALVLRGLPSMRARFEAHSRSALGLAKWLKARPEIAAVLHPQLPDCPGHAAFVRDFTGAGGLFSVVFDARYRPEQIDRFVEALELFAIGWSWGGARSLAMPYDVPSMRPNWSHRGTLVRFYVGLEEEADLRADIERALGGALA